The following are encoded together in the Candidatus Dormiibacterota bacterium genome:
- the ahcY gene encoding adenosylhomocysteinase translates to MAHDVADLALAQEGQRLIDWAAKEMPVLALIRERFAVERPLDGLRIAGCLHITTETANLAITLKAGGAEVRLCASNPLSTQDPVAAALVAMHDIPTFAVKGEDSARYYDHIRAVLELEPHLTMDDGADLVSQLHKDREDLLPGVLAGTEETTTGVIRLRAMAKAGALRFPIVAVNEADTKHMFDNRYGTGQSTLDGIIRATNLLLAGKTFVICGYGWCGRGLAMRASGHGAHVIVTEVNPLRALEAVMDGYRVMTLEQAAPTADLIVTVTGDLNVVDRRHLEVMKDGAIIANSGHFNDEINLAALDDMSTAVTHPRPFVAAHRLGDGRVLHVLAEGRLVNLSAAEGHPAAVMDMSFANQALCAEFVARNHASLVPDVYDVPDDIDREIARLKLRSMGVTIDTLTPEQERYLASWESGTT, encoded by the coding sequence ATGGCCCACGACGTCGCCGATCTGGCACTGGCGCAGGAGGGCCAGCGGCTCATCGACTGGGCTGCCAAGGAGATGCCGGTGCTCGCGCTCATCCGCGAGCGCTTCGCGGTCGAGCGTCCCCTCGACGGCCTCCGCATCGCCGGCTGCCTGCACATCACCACCGAGACCGCCAACCTCGCCATCACCCTCAAGGCCGGTGGCGCCGAGGTGCGGCTCTGCGCCAGCAACCCGCTGTCCACCCAGGACCCGGTGGCGGCGGCGCTGGTGGCGATGCACGACATCCCCACCTTCGCGGTCAAGGGCGAGGACTCGGCGCGCTACTACGACCACATCCGCGCCGTGCTCGAGCTCGAGCCCCACCTCACCATGGACGACGGCGCCGACCTGGTCAGCCAGCTCCACAAGGACCGGGAGGACCTTCTCCCCGGGGTCCTCGCCGGCACCGAGGAGACCACCACCGGGGTGATCCGCCTCCGCGCCATGGCCAAGGCGGGGGCGCTGCGCTTCCCGATCGTGGCGGTCAACGAGGCCGACACCAAGCACATGTTCGACAACCGCTACGGCACCGGACAGAGCACCCTCGACGGCATCATCCGGGCCACCAACCTGCTGCTCGCCGGCAAGACCTTCGTGATCTGCGGCTACGGGTGGTGCGGGCGCGGGCTGGCGATGCGGGCCTCCGGACACGGCGCCCACGTGATCGTCACCGAGGTGAACCCGCTGCGCGCCCTCGAGGCGGTGATGGACGGCTACCGGGTGATGACCCTGGAGCAGGCGGCCCCCACCGCCGACCTGATCGTGACCGTCACCGGGGACCTCAACGTGGTCGACCGCCGCCACCTCGAGGTGATGAAGGACGGGGCGATCATCGCCAACAGCGGCCACTTCAACGACGAGATCAACCTCGCGGCGCTCGACGACATGTCGACCGCGGTGACCCATCCCCGGCCGTTCGTCGCCGCCCACCGGCTCGGCGACGGCCGGGTGCTGCACGTGCTCGCCGAGGGCCGGCTGGTCAACCTGTCCGCCGCCGAGGGGCACCCCGCGGCGGTGATGGACATGTCCTTCGCCAACCAGGCCCTCTGCGCCGAGTTCGTGGCCCGCAACCACGCCTCGCTGGTTCCGGACGTGTACGACGTGCCCGACGACATCGATCGCGAGATCGCCCGCCTCAAGCTGAGGAGCATGGGCGTGACCATCGACACCCTGACCCCCGAGCAGGAGCGCTACCTGGCGAGCTGGGAGTCCGGCACCACCTGA
- a CDS encoding adenine phosphoribosyltransferase — MGAAELADRLRAVIRDVPDFPREGVVFKDVTTLLGDAAAFRAAIDGLVEAHAGQSIDLVVGVESRGFILGGAVAYQLGAGFVPVRKPGKLPSERISVSYTLEYGESVLEIHTDAIRPGQRVLVVDDLLATGGTAAATVELVERLGGVIVGVAFLIELGFLDGARALGDLPRVALVRF, encoded by the coding sequence ATGGGTGCCGCCGAGCTCGCCGACCGCCTCCGTGCCGTCATCCGCGACGTCCCGGACTTCCCCCGCGAGGGGGTCGTCTTCAAGGACGTCACCACCCTGCTCGGCGACGCCGCCGCGTTCCGCGCGGCCATCGACGGGCTGGTGGAGGCGCACGCCGGCCAGTCGATCGACCTGGTGGTCGGGGTCGAGTCGCGAGGCTTCATCCTCGGCGGTGCGGTCGCCTACCAGCTCGGCGCCGGTTTCGTCCCGGTGCGCAAGCCGGGGAAGCTGCCCTCCGAGCGGATCAGCGTCAGCTACACCCTCGAGTACGGCGAGAGCGTGCTCGAGATCCACACCGACGCCATCCGGCCCGGACAGCGGGTGCTGGTGGTCGACGACCTGCTCGCCACCGGCGGCACCGCTGCGGCCACGGTGGAGCTGGTCGAGCGGCTCGGCGGCGTCATCGTCGGGGTTGCCTTCCTCATCGAGCTGGGGTTCCTCGACGGCGCGCGCGCCCTCGGTGACCTGCCCCGGGTGGCGCTGGTGCGCTTCTAG